The Rhodocytophaga rosea genome has a segment encoding these proteins:
- the hemL gene encoding glutamate-1-semialdehyde 2,1-aminomutase, producing MQTTNSHTLFNQAKQYIPGGVNSPVRAFRAVGGNPLFIKSAKGAYLYDEDGNSYIELINSWGPMVLGHAHELIENAVKEAVSSSLSFGAPTRKEVEMAELIVSMVPSVEKVRMVNSGTEACMSAIRLARGYTGREKIIKFEGCYHGHGDSFLIAAGSGAITMGVPDSPGVTKGVANDTLTAPYNDLEAVQTLIEANPKNIAAIIIEPVAGNMGLVLPKNGFLEVLRDLCTQHGILLIFDEVMTGFRLAKGGVQERFDIMPDLTTLGKIIGGGMPVGAYGGKKEIMDFVSPAGPVYQAGTLSGNPIAMSAGLAMLRHLNTQPEVYSQLESIGGKLVAGFKENLKKLGLNYTINHIGSMFSIFFTDQEVYDFETAKSSDTVLFGKYFQAMLKRGVYLAPSQYESLFLSTALTDEHIEKIVHANYESLEEILVKA from the coding sequence ATGCAAACAACCAATAGCCATACCTTATTTAACCAGGCCAAACAATACATTCCTGGCGGAGTAAATTCACCAGTCCGGGCTTTCCGGGCAGTAGGAGGGAATCCCTTGTTCATTAAATCGGCGAAAGGTGCTTATTTATATGATGAAGATGGCAATTCCTATATTGAACTCATTAATTCCTGGGGACCTATGGTATTGGGCCATGCACATGAATTAATTGAAAATGCGGTAAAAGAAGCTGTTTCCAGTTCCTTATCGTTTGGTGCACCTACCCGCAAAGAAGTGGAAATGGCAGAACTCATTGTTTCAATGGTGCCATCCGTAGAAAAAGTGCGCATGGTTAATTCCGGAACAGAAGCCTGTATGTCAGCCATACGGCTGGCCAGGGGATATACTGGCCGGGAAAAGATTATCAAGTTTGAAGGTTGTTACCACGGCCATGGTGATTCCTTCCTGATTGCAGCCGGAAGTGGTGCTATAACCATGGGCGTTCCCGATAGTCCGGGCGTTACAAAAGGTGTTGCTAACGATACACTTACCGCTCCATATAATGATCTGGAAGCAGTACAAACATTAATTGAGGCCAACCCCAAAAATATTGCAGCTATAATTATAGAGCCTGTTGCCGGAAATATGGGACTGGTGTTGCCAAAAAATGGCTTTCTAGAAGTTTTACGTGATTTGTGTACGCAGCATGGAATTCTATTAATTTTTGATGAAGTAATGACAGGTTTCCGTCTGGCAAAAGGAGGCGTACAGGAACGTTTCGATATTATGCCAGATTTAACCACCTTAGGTAAAATCATTGGCGGAGGAATGCCTGTTGGAGCGTATGGTGGCAAAAAAGAAATCATGGATTTTGTTTCTCCGGCCGGACCAGTATACCAGGCAGGCACTTTATCCGGAAATCCCATTGCTATGTCAGCCGGTTTAGCCATGCTGCGCCACCTCAATACCCAACCGGAAGTATATAGCCAGCTCGAATCTATTGGCGGAAAGCTCGTAGCAGGTTTTAAAGAGAATCTGAAAAAACTAGGATTGAATTATACCATTAATCACATTGGCTCCATGTTTAGCATTTTCTTCACCGATCAGGAAGTTTACGATTTTGAAACCGCCAAAAGCTCAGATACCGTGCTTTTTGGCAAGTATTTCCAGGCGATGCTGAAACGCGGTGTGTATCTGGCTCCTTCCCAATACGAAAGCTTGTTCCTGTCTACAGCCTTAACGGATGAACATATTGAGAAAATTGTTCATGCCAATTACGAATCTTTGGAAGAAATTCTAGTAAAAGCGTAA
- a CDS encoding ABC transporter substrate-binding protein, translated as MMQKTLLTFCFLILSFVAFSQANKDLERKYESGKQLLKQEKYDLAREIFSSLSKQTADNPYIAYSHYYQAYALFKTAKYDAARLQLIQLLEKYPSFSDAESANYLLANIAFEKGNEDAALGYLEKCKSKQIREDVQNLKSHYLAQEQELNTLKNLQKKYPEDEVIAGVLIDKLLASARDEDASLAKQLDTKFKLGRIKAMEELKKISKKAEYNIAVLFPFQPEGMEAGKPRNNQFVLDMYEGIRIAADELTTQGTKVNVFAYDIANDGNKMLETVNLPEFAGMDILIGPLYGATNKVAVAFANQKSVGLINPISNNGQLIENNPSAYLLKPSLETQVQKAAEYALNTFAPKSVMILFGPTPKDSSLAVTYRKQILDKGGKVNAIKKITQVNVGDIAQAITETQETSLGHVFITTDNQNIVVNFTNALEQRSSKVPVVTLSNWLELKLISFDQFERRNIHFIYPEYIDYGSETVKSFRKNYVSKKSIIPSIYSYQGYDMMLFFGRLLGEHGTFFHQALHQQAPQKGVILPGYNYTGANDNQYVPLVKFQNAQLVLINPIAE; from the coding sequence ATGATGCAAAAAACATTGCTTACTTTCTGCTTTCTCATCCTTTCGTTTGTAGCCTTTTCACAAGCAAATAAAGACCTGGAGCGTAAATATGAATCAGGAAAACAACTACTCAAACAAGAGAAATATGATTTAGCCCGGGAAATCTTCAGTTCTCTTTCTAAACAAACAGCCGATAATCCATATATCGCTTATAGTCATTATTACCAGGCGTATGCATTATTTAAAACAGCCAAATACGATGCTGCCCGCCTGCAACTCATTCAGTTGCTGGAAAAATATCCTTCCTTCTCGGATGCAGAATCAGCTAACTATTTATTAGCCAATATCGCTTTTGAAAAAGGTAACGAAGATGCTGCGTTAGGTTACCTGGAAAAATGCAAAAGCAAACAAATCCGGGAAGATGTTCAGAACCTAAAAAGCCACTATCTGGCTCAGGAGCAAGAACTAAATACGCTGAAAAATCTTCAGAAAAAATATCCGGAAGATGAAGTAATTGCAGGTGTATTAATAGACAAATTGCTCGCCAGTGCCAGAGACGAAGATGCCAGCCTTGCCAAACAGTTAGATACTAAGTTTAAGCTGGGCAGAATTAAGGCAATGGAGGAATTGAAAAAGATTTCTAAGAAGGCTGAATACAACATAGCAGTTCTTTTTCCATTTCAGCCCGAAGGCATGGAAGCCGGAAAACCTCGAAACAACCAGTTTGTATTGGATATGTATGAAGGAATTAGAATAGCGGCCGATGAACTTACTACACAGGGTACAAAAGTGAATGTATTTGCATATGATATTGCAAACGATGGAAATAAGATGCTGGAAACAGTAAATCTGCCGGAATTTGCCGGAATGGATATCTTAATTGGCCCTTTATATGGAGCTACAAATAAAGTAGCTGTAGCGTTTGCTAACCAGAAAAGTGTAGGACTTATTAATCCGATTTCTAATAATGGCCAGTTAATAGAAAATAATCCATCTGCTTACCTGTTAAAGCCTTCGCTGGAAACACAGGTGCAAAAGGCTGCTGAATATGCCCTCAATACATTTGCACCAAAATCGGTCATGATTTTGTTTGGCCCTACGCCTAAGGATTCTTCTCTGGCGGTAACTTACCGCAAACAGATTCTGGATAAAGGCGGAAAAGTAAATGCCATCAAAAAAATTACCCAGGTCAATGTAGGAGATATTGCGCAAGCCATTACTGAAACGCAGGAAACCAGCCTTGGCCATGTGTTTATTACAACTGATAACCAGAATATTGTGGTTAACTTTACCAATGCCCTCGAACAGCGTTCTTCTAAAGTTCCTGTAGTCACCTTATCTAACTGGCTTGAGTTAAAGTTGATCTCCTTTGATCAGTTTGAAAGGCGGAATATCCATTTTATCTATCCCGAATACATTGATTATGGCAGCGAAACTGTAAAATCTTTCCGCAAGAATTATGTGTCGAAAAAGAGTATCATTCCTTCTATATACTCCTACCAGGGTTATGATATGATGCTGTTTTTTGGCCGTTTACTAGGTGAACATGGTACATTTTTCCACCAGGCTTTACACCAGCAAGCGCCGCAAAAAGGCGTGATTCTGCCAGGCTATAATTATACTGGTGCCAACGACAACCAATATGTACCTCTAGTTAAATTTCAGAATGCCCAGTTGGTGCTCATTAATCCCATTGCAGAGTAA
- the yidC gene encoding membrane protein insertase YidC → MDRNQATGIMLILLLLFVYFQFFAPSPQPKQVKKDTGGVNQTPGNQAATTPVELPDSLRNDSLVNENLRRTFGDFATVASGQDKELVLENQDIKVTFGSKGARIKEVLLKNYKTYDRKPLILLDEQTSQMVYTLPANTGNINLENLYFTTTSSNIQVKAGDSTAVTFRASLSPTQYIEQTYSLKGSGFELGHQLKLTGLDNAIKNTPVQFYWIDKLKRLELDMEASRITSTINYYTQDGTFDQVSEASKSLEEQKAEAPVKWVSLKQKFFLSAIIANTTAFSAGTFKTNVDQADSSTVKTLEASLAIPIADLKSGKGNFSFYFGPNDYRVVNDVTEGFGENVYFGWPIVRIINRYFIVNVFHFLEKFISNYGIIIIILVLLIRVMLLPLSYKSYISLAKTKVLQPEIEEIKARNGDDMAKVQQEQMKLYQQVGVNPLSGCIPVLLQMPILLALFSLFPNLIELRQKEFLWSSDLSTYDSIATLPFAIPFYGSHISLFTILMTISSVAYAYFNNQMTTMQGPMKSLQYIMPIMFMFILNSLPAGLTFYYFVSNVISIGQQVVIRKFVDEAKIRRVLDENKLKNKDKKKSKFAQRLEDALKSAEEAKKKK, encoded by the coding sequence ATGGATAGGAATCAGGCGACGGGCATTATGCTCATTTTATTGTTGTTATTTGTTTATTTCCAGTTTTTTGCACCTAGTCCGCAACCTAAACAAGTAAAAAAAGATACAGGCGGCGTAAACCAGACACCTGGTAATCAGGCGGCAACTACACCAGTAGAACTTCCCGATTCTCTTCGCAATGACTCTTTAGTCAATGAAAACCTCCGCAGAACCTTTGGTGATTTTGCCACAGTGGCTTCCGGCCAGGACAAAGAACTTGTTTTAGAAAACCAGGATATTAAGGTGACTTTTGGAAGCAAAGGAGCCAGAATTAAAGAGGTTTTGCTGAAAAACTATAAAACCTACGACCGCAAACCGCTTATTTTACTCGACGAGCAAACCAGCCAGATGGTCTATACATTACCTGCAAACACTGGCAACATTAATCTGGAAAATCTATATTTTACCACTACAAGTTCTAATATTCAGGTGAAAGCAGGAGATAGTACGGCTGTTACTTTCCGTGCATCCCTTTCTCCTACGCAATACATCGAGCAAACGTATAGCCTGAAAGGCAGCGGTTTTGAACTGGGACACCAGCTCAAACTAACCGGCCTGGATAATGCCATAAAAAATACACCAGTACAATTCTACTGGATTGATAAGCTCAAGCGGCTCGAACTGGATATGGAAGCCAGTCGGATTACATCTACTATTAATTATTATACGCAGGATGGTACCTTCGACCAGGTATCAGAAGCTTCAAAAAGCCTGGAAGAACAGAAAGCAGAAGCACCTGTAAAATGGGTTTCTTTAAAACAGAAGTTCTTTTTATCGGCAATTATCGCCAATACTACTGCTTTTTCTGCTGGTACCTTTAAAACCAATGTAGACCAGGCAGACAGCAGTACAGTAAAAACCCTGGAAGCCAGTTTAGCCATTCCAATAGCTGATTTAAAAAGTGGAAAAGGCAATTTTTCTTTCTATTTCGGTCCTAATGATTACAGGGTAGTAAATGATGTAACGGAAGGCTTTGGAGAGAATGTGTATTTCGGCTGGCCGATTGTACGTATCATTAACCGGTATTTTATTGTAAACGTATTCCATTTCCTAGAGAAATTTATCAGTAACTATGGCATTATTATCATTATTCTAGTATTGCTAATCCGAGTCATGTTATTGCCCTTATCTTATAAATCGTATATCTCCCTGGCAAAAACCAAAGTTTTACAACCGGAAATAGAAGAAATTAAGGCGAGAAATGGCGATGATATGGCTAAGGTACAGCAGGAACAGATGAAACTGTACCAACAGGTAGGCGTAAATCCGCTGAGTGGCTGTATTCCTGTATTGTTGCAAATGCCTATTTTACTGGCCTTATTCAGTTTATTCCCTAATTTAATTGAATTGCGTCAGAAAGAGTTTTTGTGGTCGAGCGATCTTTCTACCTATGATTCCATTGCTACACTGCCTTTTGCTATTCCATTCTATGGTTCACACATCAGTTTGTTTACTATTTTGATGACGATTTCTTCGGTAGCCTATGCGTATTTCAACAACCAGATGACTACCATGCAGGGGCCAATGAAATCGCTGCAATATATTATGCCCATCATGTTCATGTTTATTCTGAACTCACTGCCTGCCGGACTTACCTTCTATTATTTTGTATCCAACGTAATCTCCATTGGACAGCAGGTAGTGATCCGCAAGTTTGTGGATGAAGCTAAGATTAGAAGAGTACTGGACGAGAACAAACTCAAGAATAAGGATAAAAAGAAATCCAAATTTGCCCAGCGGCTGGAAGATGCCCTTAAAAGTGCCGAAGAAGCCAAGAAGAAAAAGTAA
- a CDS encoding murein L,D-transpeptidase catalytic domain family protein, whose amino-acid sequence MQRKAIILFILSLFISISIYAATPAPNGGNGSEAKVVLFENHIHSLYRTILFKKSKPSFELFRKSYVGYLNLKAAGKLSDKNILTIIDFRLSSTKNRLWTIDLNKKRVVYESLVAHGRNTGDEYAKNFSNEVESNMSSFGFYVTGDTYIGKHGLSLYLDGADEGFNCNARTRSVVMHSADYVTESFINKTGRLGRSLGCPAIPIKNHKEVISTLMDKTCLFIYFPDSAYEKKSRLLAENTAMDYFLVNQSVTETSATMATL is encoded by the coding sequence ATGCAGAGAAAAGCCATTATTCTATTTATTCTGTCTTTATTTATTTCCATATCAATATACGCCGCTACACCGGCTCCCAACGGCGGCAATGGTTCCGAAGCAAAAGTTGTTCTTTTCGAAAATCACATTCATTCCTTGTATCGGACCATCTTATTCAAAAAATCTAAACCATCTTTCGAATTATTCCGGAAGAGTTATGTAGGATACCTGAATTTAAAAGCGGCCGGTAAACTTTCTGATAAAAATATATTAACCATTATTGATTTTCGTCTTTCGTCTACTAAAAACCGCTTGTGGACGATTGATCTGAATAAAAAGCGGGTGGTTTATGAATCTCTGGTTGCACATGGACGAAATACGGGCGATGAATATGCCAAGAACTTTTCCAATGAAGTGGAATCGAACATGAGCAGCTTCGGATTTTATGTCACTGGTGATACTTATATTGGTAAGCACGGTTTATCATTGTACCTGGATGGTGCTGACGAAGGATTTAATTGCAATGCCAGAACCAGATCGGTTGTTATGCACAGCGCCGATTATGTAACTGAATCATTTATAAACAAAACCGGCAGGTTGGGCAGAAGTTTAGGTTGCCCGGCTATTCCTATAAAAAATCATAAGGAAGTGATTTCTACGTTAATGGATAAAACTTGCCTGTTCATATACTTTCCAGACTCAGCTTATGAGAAAAAATCCAGATTATTGGCAGAAAATACAGCCATGGACTATTTCCTGGTGAATCAGTCCGTTACTGAAACATCCGCAACAATGGCTACTTTATAA
- a CDS encoding GlmU family protein — MNYILFDDPQFRTSLLPFTFTRPVSQLRSGIVTIAEKWEHFLRSSVSDLTEEYLQTKFPPVFTAENTYINASVLPVTSLLKAIDKLKTGQKLIQQEVLIAFRTDQSFKSLQELISATQTQPKAVNFPDEITIIRKPYDLFIQNGAQIRFDFKWLTEGRESTPVSDAHTSIYNPSDVFIEEGAVILSAVLNAQAGPIYIGKNTQIQEGSLIRGAFAICEGSTLHMGSKMRGDNTIGPNCKVGGEITNSIIMGNSNKAHEGYLGNSVIGEWCNLGADSNTSNMKNDYGTVKLWSYAEKKLVDTGLHFCGLMMGDHSKAGINTMFNTGTVVGVSANIFGADFPPKYIPSFSWGGARGLEIYQLEKALEVADRAMQRRNQNFQEVDRNILEYIFKLTHQPSKRIGFI; from the coding sequence ATGAATTACATTCTTTTCGACGATCCGCAGTTCAGAACATCTCTGCTGCCTTTCACTTTTACCAGGCCGGTAAGCCAGTTGAGGTCTGGTATTGTAACTATTGCCGAAAAGTGGGAGCATTTTCTCCGTTCATCTGTTTCTGATCTGACAGAAGAATACCTCCAAACAAAATTTCCACCTGTATTTACAGCTGAAAATACCTATATCAATGCTTCTGTTCTTCCAGTCACAAGCTTACTTAAAGCTATTGACAAGTTGAAAACAGGGCAAAAACTCATTCAGCAAGAGGTATTGATTGCATTTAGAACAGATCAATCTTTCAAATCTCTGCAAGAATTAATCTCAGCAACACAAACCCAACCAAAAGCAGTTAATTTCCCAGATGAAATTACCATCATCCGTAAACCTTATGATTTGTTTATTCAGAATGGTGCCCAGATCCGCTTTGACTTTAAATGGCTAACTGAAGGCCGGGAATCTACACCTGTTAGCGATGCACATACCAGCATTTATAATCCTTCTGATGTATTTATAGAGGAAGGTGCCGTAATTTTATCTGCTGTACTCAATGCGCAGGCTGGACCTATTTATATCGGTAAGAATACGCAAATTCAGGAAGGCAGCCTGATCAGGGGTGCTTTTGCTATTTGCGAAGGGTCTACGCTTCATATGGGCAGTAAAATGCGTGGCGACAATACCATTGGCCCTAATTGTAAGGTAGGCGGCGAAATTACTAATAGCATTATTATGGGGAATAGTAACAAAGCGCATGAAGGATATTTAGGTAATTCAGTAATTGGTGAATGGTGTAACCTGGGTGCTGACAGCAATACCTCTAATATGAAAAATGACTATGGTACGGTAAAATTGTGGAGTTATGCAGAAAAAAAATTGGTAGACACCGGCCTGCATTTTTGCGGCCTGATGATGGGCGATCATTCCAAAGCAGGAATCAATACTATGTTCAATACAGGCACGGTAGTAGGGGTAAGCGCCAATATTTTTGGAGCAGATTTTCCACCTAAATATATCCCTTCTTTCTCATGGGGTGGCGCCAGAGGGCTCGAAATTTACCAGCTTGAAAAAGCGTTGGAAGTTGCCGACCGTGCCATGCAACGCCGGAATCAGAATTTTCAGGAAGTGGATAGAAACATTCTGGAATATATCTTCAAACTCACTCATCAACCCAGCAAACGGATAGGGTTTATTTAA
- a CDS encoding DNA polymerase III subunit — translation MLFKDIPGLDEVKQSLLQAVQKGQIAHAQLFFGNEGSANLSLALAYATYINCENRQPEDACGQCAACSKINKYIHPDLHFVFPVAATKKVNKDPLSENFLPEWRTYLKENLYGNLSDWCNFIGTENRQPIISAEESRSIIQKLSLKAYEASYKVLLIWLPEHMNITSANALLKILEEPPPKTVFLLVSQSIDKILTTILSRTQLVRIRPFTSQEIWHILVDKHEMDAKRAVQVAYLSDGSLSEALRLSKESLNDNHVWFRDWMRLCFRANFTDLVEWAEKFNKLTKEGQKSVLLYGTEIVRETLMNSFKEAKLNRLEGEELTFVEGFAKVITPTKAELLYNQFNDASYHLERNASPKIVFLDTSLIISGIIKSA, via the coding sequence ATGCTCTTTAAAGATATTCCTGGCCTCGATGAAGTAAAGCAATCTTTGCTACAAGCAGTACAGAAAGGCCAGATTGCACATGCGCAGCTTTTTTTTGGAAATGAAGGCAGTGCCAATCTCAGCCTGGCGCTGGCATATGCTACGTATATAAATTGCGAAAACCGCCAGCCGGAAGATGCCTGCGGACAGTGTGCCGCTTGCAGTAAGATCAATAAATACATACACCCGGACCTGCACTTTGTATTTCCGGTAGCTGCTACCAAAAAGGTAAATAAAGATCCGCTCAGCGAAAATTTTCTGCCTGAATGGCGTACGTATTTAAAGGAAAACTTATATGGAAACCTAAGTGACTGGTGCAATTTTATAGGCACCGAAAACCGACAGCCTATCATTTCTGCGGAAGAAAGCAGGTCTATTATTCAGAAACTCAGCCTGAAAGCCTATGAAGCTTCTTACAAAGTGCTGCTGATCTGGTTGCCCGAACACATGAATATCACTTCTGCTAATGCTTTACTGAAAATCCTGGAAGAACCACCTCCTAAAACGGTATTTTTACTGGTAAGCCAGAGTATAGATAAAATACTTACTACTATTCTCTCCCGTACGCAACTGGTTCGGATCAGGCCCTTTACGAGCCAGGAAATATGGCATATCCTGGTAGATAAGCATGAGATGGATGCCAAACGGGCAGTTCAGGTGGCGTATTTATCTGATGGAAGTTTGAGTGAAGCGTTACGGCTATCAAAAGAAAGCCTCAACGATAACCATGTGTGGTTCCGTGACTGGATGCGCCTCTGTTTCCGGGCTAATTTCACTGACCTGGTAGAGTGGGCTGAAAAGTTTAACAAACTCACCAAAGAAGGACAAAAAAGTGTATTGCTCTACGGTACAGAAATAGTCCGTGAAACGCTCATGAACTCCTTTAAGGAAGCTAAACTTAACCGGCTGGAAGGCGAAGAACTTACTTTTGTAGAAGGTTTTGCCAAAGTAATTACCCCTACAAAAGCTGAATTACTGTATAATCAGTTCAATGATGCCTCTTATCACCTGGAGCGGAATGCCAGCCCTAAGATTGTATTTCTGGATACTTCTCTGATTATAAGCGGAATTATCAAATCTGCATAG